In Crinalium epipsammum PCC 9333, the following are encoded in one genomic region:
- a CDS encoding alpha/beta hydrolase — translation MIILIISVLLILLLTTSIYHAVASKIEQDKYPPPGQLIDVGGYKLHLYSIGEGSPRVIFDHSLGSLGWSNYLVFNEVAKITKVVVCDRAGYGYSETSPKPRTSAEIVQELHTLLTKADISQPYIFVGDSFGGYTARLYADKFPDRVVGMVLTHALHEDTVLNFPLSIILIKIVFLIGFKVTQISANFGIIRLAGLMGLFEFFKKELRQFNQNDLMRLKMSFYSAKHWEAMFREVRDIKPSSEQVKNTGSLGDLPLVVVSVQHFLKRSLLTFFLPLKQVDEAWTKMQPELLKLSSNSKEIVAEDSGHFVGIDQPEVMIKAINELIDQVRSQHLSKSK, via the coding sequence ATGATAATTTTGATAATTAGTGTATTGCTAATTTTGCTATTAACAACATCTATTTATCATGCAGTTGCATCTAAGATAGAACAGGATAAATACCCTCCTCCAGGGCAATTAATTGATGTAGGAGGATACAAGTTGCATTTGTATTCTATAGGTGAAGGTAGTCCTAGAGTAATTTTTGATCATAGCCTTGGTAGTTTAGGATGGTCAAATTATTTGGTATTTAATGAAGTTGCTAAAATTACTAAGGTAGTAGTGTGCGATCGCGCTGGTTATGGTTATAGTGAAACTAGCCCTAAACCTCGTACCAGTGCAGAAATTGTTCAAGAATTACATACATTACTAACTAAGGCTGATATTTCACAACCATATATTTTTGTTGGCGACTCTTTTGGCGGTTATACTGCTCGGTTATATGCTGATAAATTTCCAGATCGAGTTGTGGGGATGGTTTTAACTCACGCTTTACACGAAGATACTGTATTAAATTTCCCTTTAAGCATCATTTTGATTAAAATAGTTTTTTTAATCGGATTTAAAGTAACTCAAATATCTGCTAATTTTGGGATAATTAGGTTGGCTGGTTTAATGGGATTATTTGAATTTTTCAAGAAAGAATTGCGTCAATTTAACCAAAACGATTTAATGCGTTTGAAAATGTCTTTTTATAGTGCAAAGCATTGGGAAGCTATGTTTCGAGAAGTTAGAGATATTAAACCTAGCTCAGAACAAGTAAAAAATACTGGCAGTTTAGGAGATTTGCCCTTAGTTGTGGTTTCAGTTCAACATTTTTTGAAACGTTCATTGTTAACATTTTTTCTGCCACTAAAGCAAGTGGATGAAGCTTGGACAAAAATGCAGCCTGAATTATTGAAACTTTCTTCTAACAGTAAAGAGATTGTTGCTGAAGATAGTGGTCATTTTGTGGGAATAGATCAACCAGAAGTGATGATTAAAGCAATAAATGAATTAATTGACCAGGTAAGAAGTCAGCATTTAAGTAAGTCAAAATAA
- a CDS encoding glycosyltransferase family 2 protein, whose translation MFFSVVIPTYNRKPILEKCLRALEQQQIDASLVTGYEIVLVDDGSTDGTLEWLKQHSEFPHVRSHLQNHQGAAAARNLGVEQAKGDTIIFIDSDLVVTENFLQAHAEALVQGQQQLGSDRIFTYGAVINTCNFEDPTSEPYKITDFSAAYFATGNVAIARKWLEKSGLFDTRFKQYGWEDLELGVRLKQLGLKLIKCPQAVGYHWHPPFALEQIPKLIDQEIQRGKMGVLFYQKHPTWDVRMMIQMTWLHRILWGVLSIGGQLNERTLAPLLQWLINQGKPKLALEIARIFLNWYNVQGVYAAYAEAQQKT comes from the coding sequence GTGTTTTTTAGTGTTGTAATTCCAACTTATAATCGCAAACCAATTTTAGAAAAGTGTCTGCGAGCATTAGAACAGCAACAAATTGATGCTAGTTTGGTTACTGGCTATGAAATTGTGCTGGTGGATGATGGTTCAACAGATGGAACTTTGGAATGGTTGAAGCAACATTCAGAATTTCCCCATGTGCGATCGCATTTGCAAAACCACCAAGGCGCAGCAGCAGCTAGAAATTTAGGGGTAGAGCAAGCAAAAGGCGATACCATCATCTTTATAGATAGTGATTTAGTTGTCACGGAAAATTTTTTGCAAGCACACGCAGAAGCGTTGGTGCAGGGACAACAGCAACTAGGAAGCGATCGCATATTTACATACGGTGCAGTGATAAATACCTGCAACTTTGAAGACCCTACATCTGAACCATACAAAATTACTGATTTTTCAGCAGCTTATTTTGCTACAGGAAATGTGGCGATCGCGCGTAAATGGCTAGAAAAATCTGGTTTGTTTGATACTCGTTTTAAACAATATGGATGGGAAGATTTAGAGCTAGGTGTACGTCTAAAACAGTTGGGATTAAAACTAATTAAATGCCCACAAGCAGTGGGTTATCACTGGCATCCGCCTTTTGCATTAGAGCAAATTCCCAAGCTAATTGATCAAGAAATTCAAAGAGGAAAGATGGGAGTTTTATTTTACCAAAAGCATCCTACTTGGGATGTGCGGATGATGATTCAAATGACTTGGTTGCACCGCATTCTTTGGGGAGTTTTATCTATCGGTGGTCAACTAAATGAACGCACCCTAGCTCCGTTATTACAATGGCTAATTAATCAAGGTAAACCAAAACTTGCTTTAGAGATTGCCCGAATTTTCCTCAATTGGTATAACGTTCAAGGTGTATATGCTGCTTATGCAGAAGCGCAGCAGAAAACTTAA
- the xylB gene encoding xylulokinase, with translation MLLGIDLGTGSAKALLLAIDGTASCEASSSYPVHAPHPGWAESEPGDWWLAVAYAVRKAVGNHADQVQAIALSGQMHGVVLASESGQPLRPAILWADTRSSTTLYAYQSLDAAILERLGNPITAGMAGTTLLWVQEHEPTVYERARWALQPKDWLRLQMTGEVATEPSDASGTLLYDVVSDNWAWDAISALNLRCDWLPKIIPSSAIAGYLTEAASEHLGLPVGLPVIAGAADTAAAALGNGLLEPGLVQLTIGTGAQIITPRSQPIIDPHGRTHLYRAAVPNGWYTLAAMQNAGLALEWVRGILGLSWQEVYTKAFSVPAGCEGLTFLPYLTGERTPHLDPYIRGAWVGLGLHHTQAHMMRAALEGVAFALRQGFEALEATNLQATQVRLAGGGTLEMPWKQLLADVLRIPLYATTVTAASACGAALLAGIGIGVYADAYDTIKLAATPTLAATPQSLDSALEEAWMRYLSLYPQLKKH, from the coding sequence ATGCTGCTTGGCATAGATTTAGGAACAGGCTCTGCTAAGGCATTGCTCCTAGCGATAGACGGAACGGCTTCTTGTGAAGCATCAAGCTCCTATCCTGTCCATGCACCCCACCCTGGGTGGGCTGAGTCGGAGCCAGGGGATTGGTGGTTAGCTGTTGCCTATGCTGTTAGAAAGGCAGTGGGAAATCATGCCGATCAAGTACAGGCGATCGCACTTTCAGGACAAATGCACGGTGTTGTCCTAGCTTCGGAGTCGGGTCAACCTCTGCGTCCTGCTATCCTTTGGGCAGATACTCGCTCTAGTACCACGCTTTACGCCTATCAGTCGCTTGATGCGGCTATTCTAGAGCGCTTGGGTAACCCAATTACAGCAGGAATGGCTGGTACAACCTTGCTGTGGGTACAAGAACACGAGCCTACTGTCTACGAAAGAGCGCGTTGGGCGCTTCAGCCAAAAGATTGGCTACGGTTACAGATGACTGGAGAAGTTGCCACCGAACCATCTGACGCTAGTGGTACATTGCTTTATGATGTTGTGTCGGATAACTGGGCTTGGGATGCAATCTCAGCACTGAATCTACGTTGTGATTGGCTACCCAAAATTATCCCCTCTAGTGCGATCGCAGGCTACCTGACAGAAGCTGCTTCAGAGCATCTTGGTTTACCTGTAGGCTTACCCGTTATCGCTGGTGCTGCGGATACGGCAGCAGCCGCACTGGGTAACGGACTATTAGAACCTGGGTTAGTTCAACTAACCATCGGCACAGGCGCTCAAATCATTACACCTCGCTCCCAACCCATTATCGATCCTCATGGTCGTACACATCTATATCGAGCCGCCGTACCTAACGGGTGGTACACCCTTGCAGCAATGCAAAATGCTGGTTTAGCGTTGGAGTGGGTGCGAGGTATCCTGGGCTTGAGTTGGCAGGAAGTATATACTAAAGCGTTTTCTGTTCCCGCAGGATGTGAAGGGTTAACATTTTTGCCATACCTCACAGGTGAACGCACTCCACACCTTGACCCATATATACGTGGGGCATGGGTGGGGCTGGGACTTCATCACACCCAGGCGCACATGATGCGGGCAGCTTTAGAGGGAGTTGCTTTTGCCTTGCGACAAGGTTTTGAGGCACTTGAGGCAACAAATTTGCAAGCTACACAAGTGCGTTTAGCAGGCGGTGGAACCTTAGAAATGCCTTGGAAACAATTACTGGCTGATGTATTGAGAATACCCCTCTATGCAACTACAGTTACGGCGGCTTCCGCCTGTGGTGCTGCTCTACTGGCAGGTATCGGAATTGGTGTATACGCAGATGCTTATGACACCATCAAACTGGCAGCTACACCAACGCTTGCTGCAACTCCCCAATCACTTGATTCAGCGCTAGAAGAGGCTTGGATGCGATATCTATCCCTTTATCCACAACTGAAAAAACACTGA
- a CDS encoding pentapeptide repeat-containing protein: MDVSELLARYEAGEREFHNCDLIEANLIGANLSGANFSKANLSGAHFSKANLIGVNFSKADLSKAILMGANLMGANLCEADIMEANFSKANLCEANLGGADLIEADLFEANLTGANLIGAKLIGADLTGANFREANLMGADLFEANLSGANLSGANLSGANLTLANLSGANLMGVDLSRVTLMGASIDGANLNNLESIHCE; encoded by the coding sequence ATGGATGTCAGCGAACTTTTGGCTCGTTATGAAGCAGGGGAAAGGGAGTTTCACAATTGTGATCTTATTGAAGCCAACCTCATTGGAGCCAACCTCAGTGGTGCCAACTTCAGTAAAGCTAACCTTAGTGGAGCCCACTTCAGTAAAGCTAATCTCATTGGAGTCAACTTTAGTAAAGCCGACCTCAGTAAAGCTATCCTCATGGGAGCCAACCTTATGGGAGCCAACCTCTGTGAAGCCGACATCATGGAAGCCAATTTCAGTAAAGCCAACCTCTGTGAAGCCAACCTCGGCGGAGCCGACCTCATAGAAGCTGATCTCTTTGAAGCCAACCTCACTGGGGCAAATCTCATTGGTGCCAAGCTCATTGGTGCCGATCTCACTGGAGCCAATTTCAGGGAAGCCAACCTCATGGGAGCCGATCTTTTTGAAGCCAACCTCAGTGGAGCCAATCTCAGTGGAGCCAATCTCAGTGGAGCCAACCTCACTTTAGCCAATCTCAGTGGAGCTAACCTCATGGGAGTCGATCTCAGTAGAGTTACCCTCATGGGAGCCAGCATTGATGGAGCCAACCTTAATAATTTAGAGTCTATCCATTGTGAATAA
- a CDS encoding alanine--glyoxylate aminotransferase family protein, translated as MNPTISINDSHRLQVAPLKIPTRLLLGPGPANAHPAVLEAMNTSPVGHLDPAFLGLMDEIQSLLRYVWQTDNQLTIAVSGTGSAAMEATIANATEPGDVVLVGVAGYFGNRLVDMAGRYGADVRTITKPWGQVFSLDELRTALETHRPAILALVHAETSTGARQPLEGVGDLCREFNCLLLVDTVTSLGGVPIFLDEWGVDLAYSCSQKGLGCPPGASPFTMSPRAMEKLQKRQNKVANWYLDMNLLSKYWGTERVYHHTAPINLYYALREGLRLIAEEGLASYWQRHQKNVEYLWQELENIGLTMHVEREFRLPTLTTVCIPDGVDGKAIARQLLNEYNIEVGGGLGELAGKVWRVGLMGFNSRPESVDQLIAALRQVLAK; from the coding sequence ATGAATCCAACAATCTCAATCAACGACAGTCACCGATTACAAGTTGCACCTTTAAAAATACCTACTCGTCTACTGCTAGGGCCAGGGCCTGCAAATGCTCATCCTGCCGTCCTTGAAGCGATGAACACCTCTCCCGTAGGTCATCTAGATCCGGCATTCCTGGGATTGATGGATGAGATCCAAAGTTTGCTACGTTATGTTTGGCAGACAGATAACCAACTAACTATTGCCGTTAGTGGAACCGGATCAGCAGCAATGGAAGCAACCATTGCTAACGCGACTGAACCTGGCGACGTTGTTTTAGTAGGCGTAGCAGGATACTTCGGCAACCGTTTGGTTGATATGGCGGGCAGATATGGCGCTGATGTCCGCACTATTACGAAACCTTGGGGGCAAGTTTTTTCATTAGATGAACTCCGCACTGCTTTAGAAACTCATCGTCCAGCAATTTTAGCTTTAGTTCATGCTGAAACCTCCACAGGGGCGCGTCAACCTTTAGAAGGTGTTGGTGATTTGTGCCGTGAATTCAACTGTTTACTGCTAGTTGATACTGTGACAAGTTTGGGTGGTGTACCGATTTTCCTAGATGAATGGGGAGTTGACCTAGCTTATAGCTGTAGCCAAAAAGGTTTAGGTTGCCCTCCTGGTGCTTCTCCATTTACCATGAGTCCCCGTGCAATGGAAAAGTTGCAAAAACGCCAGAATAAGGTGGCTAACTGGTATCTGGATATGAACTTATTAAGTAAGTATTGGGGTACTGAGCGGGTTTATCATCACACTGCACCGATCAACCTGTACTATGCTTTACGAGAAGGATTGCGTTTAATTGCAGAAGAAGGATTAGCAAGTTACTGGCAGCGTCATCAAAAGAATGTCGAATACCTCTGGCAAGAACTAGAAAACATCGGACTTACCATGCACGTTGAGCGAGAATTTCGCTTGCCAACCTTAACAACTGTCTGCATTCCAGATGGTGTAGATGGCAAAGCGATCGCACGTCAGCTACTCAATGAATACAATATTGAAGTTGGTGGAGGTTTGGGCGAACTTGCAGGTAAGGTTTGGCGTGTTGGTTTGATGGGTTTTAATAGCCGTCCAGAAAGCGTAGATCAACTTATAGCAGCATTACGTCAAGTTTTAGCGAAATAA
- a CDS encoding VOC family protein: MSDLGLTHIALTVSNIDRSIAFYAKYAQMQVVHYRVDPHSHRDVAWISDLTRPFVIVLIKVPSVDNQLLPISHLGVACETRETVDQLCEQAKSEGVLIAGPNDSGQPVGYWAFLRDPDGHTLELSYGQEVSFTVENSTAKPSSIPLSHK, from the coding sequence ATGTCCGATCTGGGTTTGACCCACATTGCATTAACGGTCAGTAACATTGATAGAAGCATCGCTTTTTATGCCAAATATGCTCAGATGCAGGTTGTGCATTACCGTGTCGATCCACATTCTCACAGAGATGTTGCATGGATCAGCGATCTGACTCGCCCATTCGTGATAGTACTGATTAAAGTACCATCAGTAGACAATCAACTATTACCAATCTCCCATCTTGGTGTAGCCTGTGAAACTCGTGAAACAGTCGATCAACTTTGTGAACAAGCTAAATCTGAAGGTGTGTTAATTGCAGGACCAAATGATTCAGGACAACCAGTAGGATATTGGGCTTTTCTGCGCGATCCAGACGGACATACACTAGAGCTTTCTTATGGTCAAGAAGTAAGTTTTACAGTTGAAAACTCAACTGCTAAACCCTCTTCTATTCCCCTGTCGCACAAATAG
- a CDS encoding hydroxysqualene dehydroxylase: MSTEIQKPKVVVVGAGWAGLGATYQLASQGYDVTLLEAGNYPGGLVAGWKTAGGKSVEAGIHGFWYPYKNIFSLVKQLGLNPFTNWTRSSQYSPAGLEVESPIFQDLPRLPAPLGTFLYTQFQRLPLVDRLSALPLLYSVIDFDNSDEAWRRYDWVTARELFKDFQVSARLYRDSFEPMLLVGLFAPGEQCSAAATLGMLYYFILAHQPDFDVVWCRGTVGEMIFRPWVKRIEEAGARLLANKRVTDVIIDSNGKATGVVCGEEIFDADAVIFAVGVSGMQKIVSNSPSLQSRKEFRDIMNLGAIDVLATRLWFDRKVSIPRPSNACFGFDTTTGWTFFDLNALHDEYRDAPGTVIEADFYHANQFLPLSDDEIIPIVHNYLTTCVPAFRDAKVVDSSVIRLPRAVTHFAPGSYQYFLPTVTSFDNVLMSGDWVITRHGSWSQEKAYVTGLEAANLVIDRCGVGRKANIIPVEADEPHIQAGRSLNQTFREFTNSLLPNFWLP; the protein is encoded by the coding sequence ATGTCAACGGAAATACAAAAACCCAAGGTGGTAGTTGTCGGTGCAGGTTGGGCTGGTTTAGGCGCAACTTATCAGTTAGCATCACAAGGTTATGATGTCACACTGCTAGAAGCGGGTAACTATCCTGGTGGGTTGGTTGCAGGATGGAAAACCGCAGGGGGAAAATCTGTAGAAGCAGGTATTCACGGTTTTTGGTATCCTTATAAAAATATTTTTTCCCTGGTTAAACAATTAGGGTTAAATCCCTTTACAAATTGGACTCGTTCTTCTCAATATTCTCCGGCGGGATTAGAAGTTGAATCACCAATTTTTCAAGATTTACCAAGACTTCCTGCACCACTAGGCACTTTTCTCTATACTCAATTTCAACGCTTACCATTAGTTGACCGCCTTAGCGCGTTACCCCTACTTTATTCAGTAATTGATTTCGATAATTCTGATGAAGCTTGGCGACGCTACGACTGGGTAACAGCAAGGGAATTATTTAAAGATTTTCAGGTTTCTGCCAGATTATATCGTGATTCTTTTGAGCCAATGCTGTTGGTAGGTTTGTTTGCACCAGGGGAACAATGTTCCGCAGCAGCAACTTTGGGGATGCTTTACTATTTTATCTTGGCGCATCAACCAGATTTTGATGTGGTTTGGTGTCGCGGAACAGTTGGGGAAATGATCTTTCGCCCTTGGGTAAAACGTATTGAAGAAGCTGGCGCAAGATTATTAGCTAATAAAAGAGTTACTGACGTAATTATTGATAGTAATGGTAAGGCGACGGGTGTTGTTTGTGGCGAGGAAATATTTGATGCTGATGCAGTAATTTTTGCGGTTGGCGTTAGTGGGATGCAAAAGATTGTTAGTAATAGCCCTAGTTTGCAAAGTCGCAAAGAATTTCGGGATATTATGAATTTAGGTGCAATTGATGTCCTTGCAACTCGGTTATGGTTTGACAGGAAAGTTTCTATCCCTCGTCCTTCTAATGCTTGTTTTGGTTTTGATACAACTACAGGTTGGACGTTTTTTGATTTAAATGCGTTGCATGATGAATATCGCGATGCACCTGGAACTGTGATTGAAGCAGATTTTTATCATGCTAATCAGTTTCTACCTTTAAGTGATGATGAAATAATTCCAATTGTGCATAATTATTTGACTACTTGTGTGCCAGCTTTTCGGGATGCAAAGGTAGTCGATAGTAGTGTAATTAGATTACCCCGTGCGGTAACACATTTTGCTCCTGGTAGTTATCAGTATTTTTTACCAACAGTGACGAGTTTTGATAATGTGTTGATGAGTGGTGATTGGGTTATTACTCGTCATGGTTCATGGTCGCAGGAAAAGGCTTATGTTACTGGTTTAGAGGCGGCAAATTTAGTAATTGATCGTTGTGGAGTTGGGAGGAAGGCTAATATTATACCAGTAGAGGCTGATGAGCCGCATATTCAGGCTGGGCGGAGTCTTAATCAAACTTTCCGTGAATTTACTAACAGTCTTTTACCCAATTTTTGGCTACCTTAG
- a CDS encoding glucosamine-6-phosphate deaminase, giving the protein MYTPSPSPQHFGFVNTFQVDALSVRVYQQESDMADDAAQIVHDYLKDKIAAQGSAAVILATGNSQIKFLKALIALGGVNWSKVTLFHLDEYLGIDGNHSASFRRYMRERVENLVKPQYFHYIEGDALQPLAECDRYTKLLQTQPIDLCCLGVGENGHLAFNDPSVADFNDPYSVKLVKLEDSCRLQQVNEGHFPNLEAVPQYAFTLTISQICAANKIICLAPETRKAIVVKEMLQSEISTNIPASILRKQPQATLFLDTNSAINLRK; this is encoded by the coding sequence ATGTATACTCCATCTCCCTCCCCACAGCATTTTGGTTTTGTTAATACTTTTCAAGTTGATGCTTTATCTGTGCGCGTATATCAGCAAGAGTCAGATATGGCTGATGATGCTGCACAGATAGTGCATGATTATTTAAAGGATAAAATAGCCGCACAAGGTAGCGCGGCGGTTATTCTAGCAACGGGTAACTCTCAGATCAAGTTTTTAAAAGCTTTAATTGCTTTGGGGGGTGTAAATTGGTCTAAAGTTACTCTTTTTCATCTGGATGAATATTTAGGTATTGATGGTAATCATTCTGCAAGTTTTCGGCGCTATATGCGGGAAAGAGTCGAAAACTTAGTTAAACCTCAGTATTTTCACTATATAGAAGGGGATGCACTGCAACCTTTAGCAGAGTGCGATCGCTATACTAAACTATTACAAACACAACCTATAGATCTATGTTGTCTGGGTGTGGGAGAAAATGGTCATTTAGCATTTAACGATCCTTCTGTTGCTGATTTTAACGATCCTTATAGCGTAAAACTGGTAAAACTAGAAGATTCTTGTCGTTTACAACAAGTAAATGAGGGGCATTTTCCCAATTTAGAAGCTGTTCCACAATATGCTTTTACCTTAACTATTTCGCAAATCTGTGCTGCGAATAAAATTATCTGTCTTGCGCCAGAAACGCGGAAAGCAATAGTAGTTAAGGAGATGTTGCAATCAGAAATTAGCACAAATATCCCTGCTTCAATTTTAAGGAAACAACCACAAGCAACTTTATTTCTAGATACTAATTCCGCTATTAATTTACGGAAATAA